Genomic segment of Malania oleifera isolate guangnan ecotype guangnan chromosome 7, ASM2987363v1, whole genome shotgun sequence:
AATCACGAATGCATTTAGTTGTTGCTCTGCATACATTGGCCATGTTGCAATCGGCACCCCATACCACATGCTCTCCAATATTGAGTTCCATCCGCAGTGCGACACAAATCCTCCTACTGCTCTATGGGCCAAAACCGCCACTTGTGGAGCCCATCCAATAACCTTCCCAATCCCAGCTGTTCGCTCTAAGAACCCTTTTGGTAGCACCTCTTCAGGGTTGTCATAATCAGTTGGAAACCCAATATTGTTTTTAACTGTTGATGGTGGGGGCATTCGTAACGACCAGAGGAATCGACGCCCACTAAGCTCTAATGCAAGTGCAATCTCTCTTACTTGGTTTGTGCTGAAGCTCCCCATGCTTCCAAAGCATAGGAACACAACTGATGATGGGGGTTGATCATCGAGCCAAGACATTATGCTAGACCCCTTTTGTGCAGACATTATGCTAGACCCCTTTTGTGCATCATCCGTTAGATTGAGTATGGGTCCCACCGGATAAATGGGCGGAGTTCCATCTATGCCAATATTAGTATTGAGGGTGTTGATTGTATTAGATTCTAACTCCACGCACGTGTTTACCAAAATACCCTTTGATTCCCTCAATCTTTTGGCGCTGTTAAGGATAGCCGTAGACGCACCATCCTTGTCCACCATAAAGGAGGGCAGCACCCTAGCCGGAACCGGATTGGCGAAACAAGGGATGACCAACTCAGCGTCTGAATTGGTGAACTCCGTGACGTCCCGATGATGGTCATCGCGAAGGGTTTGGAAATGGAGCACGAGACCGAGAAAGGCAGCGCCGGACGGGACGAACACGTAGGAAGGCAGGCCCAACTCCTTCGCCAGGTCCATCATCAGAGTGCAGATCAGGTCGACGACGAACCCGGCCACAGGGGCGGAGCCTGGAGACGCACTGAGTTCAGCGACGGCGGCTCGGACTTTGGGTATGCTGGGGCTGACAAGGTCGTCGGAGGATTTATAAGCAGGTGGATCGTCAGGGGTTTGTTGTGGGGGAGGGAGGTTTAGAAATTTGATGCCGCCGGTGCCGGTGGAAGCGGCGGAGATTGATTTGATATATGAGTCGGTCATAGACGGGAAGGGACTGTGGATGATGAGCACGGTGGCGGAGAGGTGGGGGTAGCGATGGGTGAGGAGCTTCGCGATCTCCACCATGGACACGATGTGGCTGGCGGCTGGAAATGGGATAAACATCAGCTCTGCTTTCTTCATTCTTTCTTATTCTCAGTACTTTGGCTTGCTCTTGAACTTGCcggtgtatgtgtatatatatatatatatatatatatatatatatatatagagagagagagagagagaggggggggggggggggggaacttgCATTATTGCCCATTGCGCGTGCTTGGAGGTCCATTTGACCTATTGGTTTGGTGTGACATGTGCGCTGTGCGCAAAGTGAAGGGAAAAGGCTTGCCAAATCCACGAAGCTTCTTTCATCATGGGCTTTCATGGCAGACAACTAGAAATTTTCTTTGGCacaaagatatatataaataatattaaattaaagtagtatttgattattttacattttatctaaattcacataaattcaaaatcaaaatctttATCATACATAGAGTAATTTTATATTTCCTACATGTATAATTAAAATGCTCACAAatttacaaataatataataaataattgtttcaaataaagttcatttaaaaaataattgaaagaaaCACTTTCTTGCATTTCATTATAgtcctattttattttattttacatgaaagttttaaattttttaagtttattttgttttttaagaGTAAGACTCGAGTAGTATTTTGCTAGagataaatatttaatttattataagtactttttatttttgaaatttcaatctCCCACTGAGCTACATTTGGATCTACCACCGATGTCAATCTAATTAGGAGAAAATATGTAGAAAATATGTTCCTTCACATGTTCATACGCTCATTTTTAGCATGTAAAACATGATtaggttaattttatatttaCTTAAATATATGATGGGTGCGACCTATTTACCACATACACTTTTCTGAAAAAATAATATTGCATATCTAGAAATAAAATTGctataataatttattatgaCCCATGATTCAAAGCCTAGGTAGGCTTTCGACTCATCAACCGAGTGGACACGTCAACATGCTTTCCTTGATTTCCTCTTCACTAGCATGCATAGCAATTATGTTCGCTGCTCATCAATAGCCCACTACTATATGCTAAAGTTTCTTTTAGTCTCAAAGTTTTCCCAATGAATACACGATAAATAAATGACTAgcttaattaagttttaaaatgTATAAGCAGTAGAAAAAGTCTTGTTAATATGTACTCCAGTAGTTTTCATATTACACTTAagtaaaaagaaagagagagagagagagagagagagagagagagagagagagagagagagagagagagagagagagagagagagagagagagagagagagagagagagatctattAATTATCTACAAGatgatttctcaaaagaaaaaaaaacaataaaaaaatgtgTTATGCACAAGGTCAAGCATGAACTATTAAAATTATCACATCTCTTTAGTTTTATTGAGATgcctaaaattagaaaaaatcagTAGTTATAATATATAATGTTTTCAtctagttttgaaaaatattatcaaatcAAAATATTTAGTAATAGACTgatggaaaataaagaaaatctcTTGTTTCGGTCGCTAAGGAGACATTGAAATGGTCAAAATTTGAGAGTTTTATGTTATAAGGTATAGGGTTCAAATCTTGAGAAGGGTGAGAAGAAGTATATATAAGGGAGCTTCAGCCCAATTTAAACTTCCAATCCATCTaaataaaagatatataactttcATAACACAAAATAATATTTGTCAATCTGATAGGAAACATTCTAGTAGTTATAGTTTAGGACTTATATATATAAGTTTCGAGTTTGAATTCAAAAATACGGGAAAGGGTATGAAATGGAAGATGGGTCACACCCTATCGTGTACTATTTATCAAATGGAAATTATTTATTTTGTAGGTGTGCTTATGATagtttaaatatatatttcatgTAATATGCTATATTTTTAAGAATAATTAAATCaaatatatcatttaataattttactaattttttttagcTTTGTTTATGATCAAGGGACAAAAGTGCCTTACATTTTTAAAATAGTTTACTTTATATCATGCTTATTACTCTCCTTATTTTATGCATTGATCAGTGTGCTTTCTAGATATATAGCTATTTTTCTATTCAGGAAACTAAATTAATCAACTTTATACAAAAGTTACAATGACCTATGTTATGCATCTATGCGCCTTATACATTGCGTGAGGTACAAACTAACAATAATTATTATATAGCAATAGCCCATTACTTTTGTAGAGACATGGAAAAGTAATAATAAtggaaataataaagaaaaaaaaaaaagaagaaaaaagaaagagagagaaaagaagaaggaatAAAATTCCTTGATTATTTCAACTCATCAACCGAGCGGGTAGGCCAACATGTTTTCCttgatttcttcttcattaaCGTGCATAGCATGTTCGCTGCTCATCAATAGCCCACTACTATATGCTAAAGTTTCTTTTTGTCCAAATATTTTCCCAAggaataaatgaaataatatgtGTGTATAGCAAAATGTTTTACTtgaagacaattttttttttttttttgataatctgGGGACTCCAACCACTGTCACGCCACTCTGAATACTATGAAGCGGCACCAAATTTGGGAGGTCAAAGCTGCCCGCCTATTTACGCTCCCTTGGTAATTCATCGACCTTGAAGGCAAATTATTATGTAAAAGTAGGTATTTTTTATGATATATAGATGTGGAATACACAATAAATAAATGACCAacttaattaagttttaaaattaatgaGGATATAAGCAGTAGAAAAAGTCATGTTAATATGTAATTCAGTAGTTTTCACATTAAActtaagaggaaaaaaaaaaaagagatctATTAATTATCTACAACAttatttctcaaaagaaaaaataaataaaagattgTTCTAAGGCACTGGGTCAAgcagttcttttatttttggtttttcaaaatattttggttcatgttctaataatgaagctgaattgagagcagtGTTGAAGGAATAAATCTTTACAAACAATTGGGTCATAtcagtattgatattgaatgtaattcgaatattgtagtaaactggataagatccagtaaatACTCTTTATGATATTTGTAGGATTTTTGGGAGTAACTTATTGGTTTATttgagggagtagatttttctataaatcatttatATAGAAAAGGGAATAAAGTAGCAGATGCTTTGGCTCGATAAGGTaccatggggaggaatagtttgtttacaaatagtagtcaatttCCTAAAGTTATCAAAGGTTTCTATAAATTGGttaagatgggtacgacttatatgaggtatgtttagttgatttccttttggtattggtataagtttgttttctttttttgtttggtttgatgtaCGGGGTATTTTACTGGTTATTATGTAAGCTCCAAGTGTCCTTTTATTtccacggtatttctccgccattagtgagagttattaataaatttgggatgaggttgttatgtgggtggcttccaactctttccaaaaaaaaaagggcacTAGGTCAAGCATGAAGTATTAAAATTATCATATCTCTTTAATTTTATTGTAATGCCTAAAATTAGAAAATTCTGTAGTTATAATATATAATGTTTTCATTTAGTTCTACAAAATCTTATCAAATCAAAATGTTTAGTGAATGATTGACGGAAATTAAAGAAAAACTCTTGTTTTGGTAACTTAAGAGACATTGAAATGGTGAGAGCTTTATgttatagggtatagggttcaaATCTTGGGAAGAGTGAGGAGTGTGTATATAAATAAGGGAGCTTAAGCCCAATTTGAACTTCCAATCCATCTAAAGAAAAGATATATAACTTTCATAACACAATATAATATTTGTCTATTTCATAGGAAACATTCTAGTGGTTACCATTTGGGACTTATATATTGAAGTCTTGAGTTTGaattcaaaaaaataagaaaggGTATGAAATAGGAGATGGATCACACTCTATTGTgtactatttatcaaatgaaaattatttattttgtaGGTGTGCATATGATAGTTTAAATATATATTCCATgtgatatattatatttttaagaaTAATTTCATCAAATATGTccgactcactctaaaaatgagctgTTCGGAAgccatcccaagtataggagttctgtcgtgtaatattcagtccAAAGGTCAGATCATCTTCTTAAGAAAtgtagtttaatctcaaattttatgtatttccaatcgaaattaaaatgTCACTGAACTCAATTCAAATTCGGGGGTTTCAAgattatttgagatttcttttgacaaattaaacgaatatgcaaattaaatcataatcctaacatgcactgaatttaataatgagaaacggaaatcctacgtctaattaGACAGgaattgaaacatgcatttaaacttcggaataaaaacaaaaaaccgaacttttaacaaaattaagaacttaaatcaaattaaacttaaacgcaaacaaaaaatcaacaaaaaccAACGCTTTAACAACTTAAACGAAAACCAAACACGATAAAAATGGGAACTTTCAATAAGATTAAgcctaaactaaatcgaacttcaacaaTCAAGATTTTAGATTTTAGGGAAACTgctaatttaacttctaaacaAAAataacttcttcttttttttcctttttgtattttattcctttttttttttcaataaccaAATCAGATCTTAATCACTTAACTAAATAACTcgaacaataattaaatctaatgTTAAGtttaattgagagaaaaaaaatttttaaaaaaatttaataataattataattataattataataacaacacaaaaactcaaacttcaaactttaactaaaattcaatgaaaattaacaagattcatttaattattttatagtgaaaataaagcaaaaacaaaaacaactaaaagagaagatatgaaagaaaagaaaaaggaaagaaaaaaagagagagaggtgGAGTAAACAAAAGCTAGTCGTGGTGTGTGAGCTTCTACAGGTTACAGTAGTGGATGGTTGTTCATGGTGGCTGGTAACAAATGCACAACTGTGGAATAGCAGGTCTTCTTGAGCAGCAGTGGTGGTTTGCTGGAATAGTGGGTGGCCTGGAGCAGAGAGCCGTGAGTGGAGAGTCGCAACAATAGGTGGGTTTTGGTCAGGTGGTTCTTGGGTCTAGCCAGCTACAGTAGCAATAGCAGACCTTCACGACAACAGCAAGGCATGAAAAGACTCAAGGAAGAAGGCTGTAGCAGGGAGGCAAGGATAAAGGGGAAAGagaggagaagaggagaagaagcaAGGAGAATGAGAGAAGGCGAGAAAAGGGTCGAGAGTGAGAGGGGAACTAGGGACTGTGCGTGAGAAAGAAGGGAGAAGAGGGTTGGCTACTCGGGCAGGCAACGGCAGTAAAAGAAGGTAGCAGCTGGAGCAAGGAAGAACGAAAGCAAGGAGTAGGGGAAGAGAAGGaaggaagagaagagaaaggagaagggagaagggagaagggaaggcgagaaaggaaaagggagaagaagaaggTGTGACCTGGCTGAAtgagaaaaaaagaaatttataaggAGAGAGGGCCACTGCCCTACCCAGTAAGACACCTGAACCCGGCTACATGGTTGGGTCACATCAGGGccaaatttaaatatttttttttttttgcctttttctCATTTGTTTTTCTCTACGAACGAGGCCAATCTTGACCCTCTTGAAGCTCGTTTCTCTCGAAGCATAAAACATGgaaattgtaaataattttctcttctttctctaggatttcgaatcgtctcgatcagagctcggatgGGAAAAATATGTGTAAATTACGAACTAGTACTGGTTTTAGCTCTTAATAATTTTCACgcgataaaaaaatataaaaaatttaaaaatagattaataaaatccaaatattaaaaattagacactgtgttaaaatattgagagtaattaggtatttaattaaaaatataagtctcaatgcatgaattaaaacacctaattatgcagtttaagtgcataatcacaccctccaactaatgttttgctagtccctagtaaataacatgaatgaatttcagggcggtatTCATAATTACTAACTCCAacaacatgaaattaatgcccatgcaacacaatcataccatttcacatgtaggaatataactaaatttcacacaagctcatttatattcaatgcacacatCTTCGAAgtacgtcactcatgcaagtttcatcattatatagcatttaaaagaagtatactcacatgaagttaactagcgatacaatttagag
This window contains:
- the LOC131160535 gene encoding anthocyanidin 3-O-glucosyltransferase 2-like encodes the protein MKKAELMFIPFPAASHIVSMVEIAKLLTHRYPHLSATVLIIHSPFPSMTDSYIKSISAASTGTGGIKFLNLPPPQQTPDDPPAYKSSDDLVSPSIPKVRAAVAELSASPGSAPVAGFVVDLICTLMMDLAKELGLPSYVFVPSGAAFLGLVLHFQTLRDDHHRDVTEFTNSDAELVIPCFANPVPARVLPSFMVDKDGASTAILNSAKRLRESKGILVNTCVELESNTINTLNTNIGIDGTPPIYPVGPILNLTDDAQKGSSIMSAQKGSSIMSWLDDQPPSSVVFLCFGSMGSFSTNQVREIALALELSGRRFLWSLRMPPPSTVKNNIGFPTDYDNPEEVLPKGFLERTAGIGKVIGWAPQVAVLAHRAVGGFVSHCGWNSILESMWYGVPIATWPMYAEQQLNAFVIARELGLGVEIKIDYKDNGDLVNANEIERGIRGVMEGDEVIRKNVKEMREKIRKALTRDGSSYVSFGQFVQQMMCD